The genomic DNA TGACACATAGTACGAAGTTTGCTGGTAACAAGTGGGCCCCGTCTAACATGATGAACTCTAACGTCTCGAATCCGGGCTCGGAAGCTTCCGGATGACGGGCCGTGATGGAAAGAAGAGACGTGATGACACGCCACCCGAGGTGAGACTTTAGCTGCCTCGCGTTAGCCTTTACAAGCCGCATGATTTCTCGCGTGATGTGTTCACAATACGCATCCGCCACCCGTGCGTCGAGTTTTAAAACTAACTGAAGCGATTTCAGAAGCTCATCGGTTAGGTTTTCTTTATACGGAAGAAGCCGTTGGCAAATTCGAATAAGCCCGAAAACCGCTTTTTCAACTAACGTACTCGGCATCACCGCTGACTGGACGATATTCGTTATGTACTCATAAACTCCTTGCCATAAAAGCATAATTCGATCACGGTTATTTAGCGTTACTGTAATCAACAACTCCAGACAAAAAACCGCACTCTCTTCGTTAGATCGAGCAGCCGCTAAAATCAAGGCCCGTGCCAGATTCGAAAGAGACTCGGATTGAAGAAACGTGCTCTCGGTAAATATGGTATTCACACGACAACTTTTAACGGTTTCCGCAGCACGCTTATGAGCTTCAACCTGTTCTCGAGACGGTTGCGGAGCGGGTTTTTCCGTATCATAGTAAAGAAACTCACTGAACCGGCCCATTAGGCCCGACAACTTTCGAGAATGCGATGACGTTAACACGATCGGTGCTGGTGGGGTGAGCAAAACCGACTTTTCGGGGTCCGATTCTGACACTTGCTCCACGTCATCAACCGCGTCGATGGCTAAACGGGTTGGAAGGAGACCTAATTTGTGTAACCGTAAAACGCAATCCACGGTGTTTCTCCAACCCGAACGTATATAATCACCGTACGTATTTGCGATTGTGAAAACCGCTATAGTTGACTTTCGAGCTTTAGTGTCGTTGCCAAAAGCGAGTATAGATTCGTCAACAGACATCGGAACCAAAAGAGCAGTGAATTTTGAGAGCGAAACAAGCAAACCGTCGATAACGTCTTCAAGACGATAACATGCTGCAATCTTCGCAACATTTAAGAATCCGTTAACACATGTCTGTAACACATCTTCTTGCTCTATATGATCCAAAACCACAGATAACGCAGCAACAGTCGGGCCCGATAAAATCGCAAACATTTCGTTGTTAATTTGCTCATAAGAATTGCAAACGATGTAGGGAATGGTTTGTCGGGATCTGTGAATTAGCCCGGCCCAATTATCATGAACCACGGGTGGGAAATCGGATCCTTGTACGGGTGTCATCCGGATCTCGTTTTCGCAAATCGAGTGGTAAAGCTCCGACAGATACTCGCGTGGGAGATCATCTCCACCATTGATTCGGCGATTGTTACGGATGAAATCGTCTTCAGTCATCTTTCGTTTAACCTGTAAATTGTGCTGATCGGTGTTAAGTAAGATTAATGAATACGATAACAAGAGGGCAGCGTCTTTGTTCGCTAAAATATCCGGTGATTGTTGATAATATCGTTCGGAAAACGCCTCAACGACTCTATGAATCTTCTGGGCTTCTCCGGGTAACCTAAACGTTTCCAAGAACACACGCAAAGCAGTGTCGAGATTCATTTCTCGAAAATCGAACGTTTTAGCAAATTCTCGAAGAACATCAACACAGAACGGTTCATGATTCCCTAAATAGTCGCCGACAAGATTTTTATCCAGCCCGATCGTGTACTGTAAAAAACACGCTACACTTACGGGATCAAGCGGGTCGGGTAAAATACGCATTCCTTGAAGAGTCTGAAGACCCTTTTTACGATCCGTATTAAACCGATCAGCCCCGATCATCAACTTTTTCTTCAGTCGTTTCATTTTACGAATATACGGTACCCAATTGTCAGGATTCTCGTAATTCTCACATTTCACCTTCCAAAAGGGCTCGTAATCTTCACAATCCGACATCGCATAATCTAACGCTACTTCACCACCGATTCTTTCCGACATACCGTTAATCATGGCGACTAATCCTTCTAGAGCAAGAACATGTATAGCGGATAACGGACTATTCACCGGAAACGCACTTTTTGACAACACGTTGACTAGATCTTCAAACATATTGCTACAGGACACGTCACAATCGTAATTTGCGTACATTTCGTATATAAAAACCGGCTGCCTGCAAAGATCGACAATAGTTTCCATCGCAACTTCCTGTTGCTGATACTTCGCTCCGTGTTTGTTTTGCGCGATCCGCATAAGCACAGATGAAAAAAACGCTTCAAGCTGTAGTTTAAGCTTCACTCGTAAAAAATGATATAAATTCAAAATAATGCCGCATACGGTAGAAAGAATCAGCGGATTTGCGGACAAACCGTATTGCATTAAGTTACGAAAGAGATCGTTTTCGACTAACGATAGTAACTGGGGATGCTGGTCAAAACATGCCCCACCTAACTCGATGGCTGAGTTAATTAAACCTAATGAGAATAACGGAACATCTTCATCGTATGATAACGAACTGGACCTGGGGCCCGCTCCAACGTTAGTAGCGTTCAGAAGAGAACAAAGAAATTGGAATATTTCCACCATGCATGGAATCCCGTAGGCCTCTGTCATAAGGAGATCGTTATTTTGGCCCGTTTGACCAACCTCTCCTATAGTTTGACCCATTTGACCAACCTCTGTTGTTGAACCAGTATGACCATTGCCATGTTGTTTACTACCAACCTGGAAACAaagaataaatatatatttcactatttttcaaaataatcataaaaagtaaaatgccattttcgtccatgaggtttggccagttttgcgactttcatcaaaggtttgtttttccacatctggatccaaaaggttcgAAATCTtcccattttcatccggctcgttaactccatctatttttctccgttaagtcaggggtatttccgtcttttttactaacttaaagggcaatttggtctttttcactttatgtaaaaagactggATACCCCTgaaaaaagttaacaaaaaagacggaaataccactgacttaacagagaaaaatggatggagttaacgagccaaacgaaaatgacaagattttaaaccttttggatccagatgcggaaaaacaaacatttgggTGAAgtgaaagtcacaaaactggccaaacctcatggacgaaatggcattttactcaaaaattAAATTACTGACGGCCGTCCATATTTTATTACCTGAGTCAAATGTTCTTCGGTATGACCAACATCATGCAAATGTGAGAAAATACATCTAACCAACTCATGCATCGTCTGTCGAGCTATTCTCTGCAAAAGTTCACTTTTCGAGCTTGCTTGATGAACTATTTGGAAACATGTGTTCACCACATCACATACATGCTGGTTACTCAGCATAACCGACGCCTTGTTCTTCAAGCAAGCTAGTAAAACTTGAAGTATCTTAACCAATACTACTTCCTCAGATGCAGGATCGGTTACTTCAAACCGACAGCTCATCACAGCATCAACAATTTGACGTAACGCGTCCGCTACATTAACAATGTTGAGATCGAGTACTTCCAGGGTTAAAAACTTGTATATAGAAGATAACGCAACACCGGTAATCGGTGCACCGGCTTCGTCAGACTGAATTACGTCTAAAAAAGGCTGTAGATACACAACTGGATCGAACACGTGCCATTGGTTTTGCCATAAGAAAATCTTACTTCGTATTTCTTTGAAAGATTTGATTAGCGAGTGGTCTAATTGGTCTTCGTCGTCCATGTATTGAACTCCCCACCGCACGTTTCTTCTCATGACGGATAAAACTGCACCGATTTCGGAATTTACGATAAATGCTGAAGAAATTCTAAGAGGCCTGCACGAAGCGTCTTTAGCTACTTGAGCGATAGTCGATTCGTGGCTGGGGCACCCCATATTTTTAAGAATTTAATGAGAAATGATGTCGATGAAGCATATAGGGTTTACATCCAACCCTCTACAGCAAAGAAGCAAATTCAGTCTTGGGTGATAATAGATTAATAACCACCTTCAGGATAAGATATGCacaattagaaaaaaaaaataataattattacatgTGAACATCCCCTTCGCCTTCGACACCTTTGGCTCCCTAGCTCCAGAAGCTATCTGTTTGTTGACTAGGGTCCAAAAGGTTGTCCATAACAGTTGCTCATCAACAGGGGGGCAGGGGTTTGTCTTTAAtaggctagggtttgctattcagaaaggggtagcggcgcagcttgttgctcgcttacctgcgTTATTGATGTAAAGTGcacttatttttaataaaaatcaaatataaaaaaaaatgtgaACAACTGAAAATGGAAATGAGCAGATAATTATTAAGGGAAATAAACTTGCATATAACTTATACATACAAGCTTGGTTTAAGAAAGCGAGCTTAAAGCGTGAGACGATGAAGCGCTAGGGTTGTCGCTTCTTTTCCTCTGAGGCGACAAATCATATGAAGCGTTTTGAAGCGCGCTTTAAGCCCGAAGCGCCATTGGTTTGAAGCGAAGCTTCAGCCCAATGAGGTCAGATTTAGGTTTTTAACTTAGGCGCAATAGTCTCTAATAGGGTTTAATTGAGGCCCGCTACCCTAAAAAAAGAACGTTAGTAAACATCTTCAGCCGCTCCCTCCCTCTTCTCCGTCGATTCTTCATACTTTCTCCAATAATcgactttaatttatgttttaattatgtttttatgtgttaagtgtgttttttaatcatgtttttgtgtcatattgatgtgtacaaatatttttttatttttttttttattttgagcgcttcgtatacgtgaagctctcgcttcgcgcttgaagtttcgcttaaagcttttggaaccaaaacgcttcggagcgcctcgcgcttttttaaaccaagcatACAAGAGCTTTTAAAGATGAATTATGAATTTGTGATGTAATGTTTGTATAATACTAATTTGCAGTAGAATATAAATGAACCTTGGTTTATTTAAGCGTGTGGCGCTACGAGGCATTTTGGTCCCAAAGGCCGAGGCATGCGTCTATGTACAACCAAATTAGCTTTTTTACACCCATAAACTTCAAATCGCTCGTCTATTTTACATATAAACCTATTTATCAAGTAATCCTTAGATAGTTTTTGCATCCCTTGGTTGTTTTACATATAAACCTCATAAGGACCCTAATTTTGACCAATATTGACTCGTAACAACGTAAGGCGTGCCCTCATTCCCCTGAACAGAGTTTCGCACCACTTCTCTTCATTACACTAATACACACCTAAACGTCTTCAAAATTATCAACACCACTCAATATATTTAGATACCTAATTAGTACAATTAATCACTCTTAATTAAATAGGATAAATCATTCTCAATTCCATTACATACAAGTTCAAACAAAAGCATAAAACATCTCAAATGCTCTCCGTATATATTCAACTTAATTTGCAACTTCATCATTGCAATTACCATTTTTTACATCATAAGGACCCTAATTTTGACTCATAACATATGTAGTCAAAAGCGCTCAAGGTGCACTAGATGCGTTGCGACTGGTGAGGCGCGCCTTTAGGCGTTGAGGCACAATTTCAGGCCAAATTCAGGCTAAAAGTCGCCTGGAACCACTAAAACATCCTAAATGAGACATAAACAGGTCCTAAACAACCCCAAAACAATGTTGTTAATATTGGTGAATGGTGATATCTCGGTTATTGGTCACCATGTAAAATATCAgtgtcaaatatcggtaccggtattatcggtgatattgaccgatataaccgatacttgaccgatataaccgatatgggttgggttcatttcagaactctaaataactatagaactttcagaactcctaataaacaatcattttatatatatttttttgtatttaggatctttttatcatctattatatgtatttctttgattacatacatgttaaaagtagtttacatatgtgtaatagccaaattatatatatgtgtcataactaattacatatatgtaaaaaaactagtttacatatgtgtaattataaaactacataaaaatgataaaattactcttaacatgtacgtaatcataaaaatacacataataaatgataaaattatcctaaacataaaaatatataaataaaaagattgtttattaggatttctgcgagttctgtaaatatttatggttctgaaatgatccttacCCTAACCGATATAACTGCTATATCactgatatttgaccgatatcatcatcatcatactcagtaaatcccacctaTATCactgatatttgaccgatatattaCCAATATATCACTGAATTGTTGGTGTTAAAAATTACCAATATCCCAttgatatctcaccgagataacctatatctcaaatatcggttatccgatattttaccgcattaattGCATAGCCCTAAAACATCCTAAAGTAGCCCTAAACAAGCCTAAAACATCTCTAAAACCCCTAAAAAGGTATTTTACACTACGCTCCTTATTTAAAAAATTCCTCGATTTTCAGCGCCTAGGCCTCGAGGCGCATAGGCGCTTTGACAACATAGCCACGGTTATCCAGACCAAATTGCCTAATAACTGCCTTCCTTTGCACAACTTGTGTTCTTCTGCACAATTCATTCACATTACCAAATCCTTGAAGTAATTAAACTCGAAAAAGCACTCGAGATTCGGATACCTAATTAGCACAATTAATCACTCTTAACTAAATAAAACAAATCAATCTCAATTCCATTACTACAGATTACTTCAAACAAAAGCATAAAAAAACCTCTCCACATTCAACTTAAGATAGCAACTTCATCATTACAGTTAATATTACAGATCACAAACAATCAGTGATCAACAGATCGTACGGACAAAGCAGGATTTATTAATTAAGTTAATAGTGTATAATAATGCATAAGTGAAGAGCGTAGATCGGAGAAGACAGATATACCGTTTGTGCCGAcgtgtataataataataagatgATGGATTTCCGACGCCGGCAAATATAAGAATTCGTCGTATAGGTTTTGGATTTGAAAATTGAATTGGGATGTAACAGAAATGGGCAGATGCGTTTGCAGAGATccggtgtattttttttttttttttttaaagttaaatgtcattttagtgtTTACGGTTTAGCTCATTTTGTCAgattagaccgtggggtatgatGGGACGGGAGTTTGGGGCATAGGTTGACATATGTGGATTATGAGACACCCAATACCGAAACCAAATTTCATAGGGGTATGGGGGCGTTGCTGGGtggcgtggccaagccacatcattaattttttttaaatatctatatatatatatatatatatagaaagtataatgtacaaaacagcttaacctacattaacgtaCGCGACCAAAAtagaacgtgcgtaattatgatccatgcgtgattatcaccaaGTTTTGATCAACTGAACGTGCGTAATAATGCACCCATGCGTGATTATCTTAACTGAACGTGCGTAATAATGTCCCCATGCGTGATTATCTTCCAAAATCTTATCCCATGCGTAATAATGTTATCAATGCGTGATTTTTGCCATGATCCTACGGTTACGCGCGTCGCGTACATGAAGTAGGATAagcctttttgtatgttaacctttccctatatatatatatatatatatatatatatatatatatatatatatatatatatatatatatatatatatatatatataaccattaaaaactacataaacataaataataattacaaaaaacatagtatcaaaataaaaacaatcatTCTTCGTTTGAatcgtcgtcttcgtcggtttcgaacccaggaatcgttgaaacatgatccagcaaatcagatcgaaggttgtgatgtatatcccttgacttgatcaaaaattcatttgtTGATTTATCTTCGTCTGTAACTGTTACGTTATCTGGTTggggtcatcgtcatcatagtaggtaggtaacgaccgctctaccttcatcctccaaaatcatgttgtgaagaatgatacatgcgtacatcacgtttccaatctgatccgtgtcccatagtcgacaaggcattgccaatattggccaccttttcttcaaaacaccgaacGCTCGCTCGAtgtctttacgtgcagccattcggaccctgttaaactttaatctctttggatctatGGTACCGTGTTttgtgaacgattttacgaaaaccccccactccgggtaaatcccatcaactaggtagtacccatacacgtactcaaccccgtttacaaagaaactTCCTCcgggtcctataccatttacccgatcattgaaaagggacgagtggtttatgatggtaatatcgttatgtgaacctggcataccgaagaacgcatgccatatccaaagatcttgggacgcaaccgcttcaagcatgatggctggcatCCTGTGATATCCACTTGTGTGAGCGCCTTGCCATGCGGTTGGAAAAAGTTCCCAAGGCCATTttatacaatctaaactacctagcttcccgggtagcccatgataattggcgtgatgttccaatatttgttgcatgtcaccGAACGAcggctttctcaaatatcttttcttataaagttctataatacacgaacaaaagttgtgaagactttctctagctacacgtgcaggcatttttaaatagtcatccataatgtccgaactattgtCGTACGCTAACTGTCTAAgtgcggccgtgaccttttgccacgtactaaatcctaacTGCCCGGTTACATCCGATTTTTGTtgggaaaaaaaaaacatacttctcctcaagatccctagatatccttaaaaataagtttctactcatacgaaaacgacgcctaaacattttttcatcatacttaggttcgGCTGAGAAATAATCGTTTACCAACAAATTGTTAGCGGTgtgccgttcacgagcgatgtacctcCCCCGTTTAGGTTTCGaagtctcttcctcatcatcttccacgatagctttcatCACCGTCGCGATCGTTTATAGAAAAAATTTTggcaccatcgtcagatgatgatgacgattcacttgaacttgaagaactcatggcaagattgtgttttatgtgtttgatattgtgtgagaaaaatgttatGTTAGGGTATTTATATAGgaaaaaagttattttttttttaaatttcatgccCAACGGCTAGtagtcttggccaatgagatcccgccatgtcatGTTCGTAGCCCCGCCCAACCCCTGGGCTGAAACCCCTGCCAAAGGGGCCatgccgaaacccaagcccacccggggtggtgacttgggcgtttttacccaacccacgccccataccccatagtcttagttAAAAGATTTCATTTTTCGTCTATGGGTCCAAAAAGACTTCActgttgtcattttagttcacTGGTTAATTTCAACCATTTTTTCGAGTTAACGAGAAGggaattcagtcattttatatatccgaattgtccttctagttaacataattacatataaaatgaacgaattgcccttctcgttaacataaaaatggatgaaattaacccagtggactaaaatgacaacagcAAACCCTTTTGGACCCACAAGCGAAAGATAAAACCCAGTGGATTTCATTTTTCGTCTATGGGTCCAAAAAGAtttcaccgttgtcattttagtcattttagttCACTGGTTAATTTCAACCATTTTTTCGAGTTAACGAGAAGggaattcagtcattttatatagccgaattgcccttctagttaacataattacatataaaatgaacgaattgcctttctcgttaacataaaaaatggatgaaattaactcagtggactaaaatgacaacagcGAAACCCTTTTGAACCCACAAGCGAAAGATAAAACCTTTGTACTAAACTAGtaaaaatgacccaaaccacagggctaaaatgacatttaacttttttttttcagggtttgttttttttttctttcttacaatctcaaatttcaaaaaagaaacatttttgaaaaataaatacaaaataaGAAAAAGTAAATCCTATAATATGTCTTAAACGTATGTTGCGTACGCGATGGTAAAATCGCACGTTATGTTACCAAAAAATGAAAATCACATGttgtaaaaaaacaaatattgaTGTTATAAAAAAAGTCCGCatgttaaaaaaatcaaaatcgcATGTTGATACTGCATCTCGTACGCAACGTACGTTAAGACAATTTATACAATAACTGGCCTCTACAAAATAAAGAAACTAACAAGAAATAAAAATAGTGTTTCACTATTTAACAGAAGtagaaagttaaaaaaaaacttaataagCAAAATGGATTCTATTAGACATCTGGATAAAAATGAAACAACTGGTATAACTTTAGAGGTAAATTGACATTTTTTATCTTTTAGAAGGAAATTGTTATTTTTGTCAAACCTTCGAGAGCAGTACGAATTTAACTCTTTATTATCGCTCCGTTATTTAGCAAAAATACTCATTCTCACATGGTTAGTGTTCAACTTGGTACTACTTTTTTGTGGCATTTGTACTACCATTGGGTGCATAAATCCACATTAAATACACCTCAAACACTCCCCATCCAACTCTTTCCATTATAACCTCTAATAACAATACAAATTTATACTTATCAATACCAACCACTAAACCAAGAAAAACTTATTTGGTTTATTTAAATTACGTATATGATTATAAGTCCGTCACAACTTACTAATCCTTTATACTAGttaattttatattatataatgCTAAATATATGCTTTGTCTTCTCCACTAAATTTAAACTCTATATGGTGATATAAATGAGTCAAGAAACATAAAATCACAAATACACATAGGTCACGTAGTATAAAGTAAAACTACATAATTGGTGTGAGAACTAATATTGTTAAATTGCCTAATTTAAGGAGAACTAGTGGTATTCTTCGCGCTCTGTTGCGGGTTTCGGTCGGTATCAATATGGTTTGTTTGGTTACAGTACTGGTACAATTTTAGCACTTGCTATAGCAATCGAAAAGAGATGTACACATTTGGAAAAAATTACCGGCACTTGCTAAGTTTATGGTATAAAGAAATACTCTATTGGGATATATcataaaaactataaaaatgaatacTCCACCAATATCGATGTTTCTCAAACGGTAGCAGTTCAGCTCGTCATGGTAAAGAACAAAAATCAACTATATAGACACATTCGAATTAAACTTTTATCAAATCATAGACAAAGAGTAAGTATGTCGTAATGATATATACAacaatttataaaataaaaaaatgcttaatactaatataaataataataggTTAGACACTAAaagtaaatatataaatttaacaATCATTATTGTACGGTTGTATTCATGTTTATAGTATATAATAAGTTTATTTTTCTAGACTTTAAATAATCCATGAAAACATAAATCCAGAAGTAATAACACTATGCAAGTAAAAGGCCCAAAAAGCCAAGGTAAGCATTTGTAGGACTTTAAGCCTCAAACCTTTAATAATATATAGATACAAAATGGCAGAATGATAATTAGTATTTGACTTTTGTCCAATCTATACACTATTCCTAAGATTGTTCAACAATTGTTATATTAAACATTATAAAGAAGCAACATCTTTATGCATACATGTGTTGTAAGTTTGGCTtagggtgtttttcaaaaaaaaatgaaaattttcttttcaaccctaaagttttaatctttgataatttaagtataaagttttaatctttatcaatttaagtttaaaattttaatctttggtaaAGCAACATCTTTATGCATACATGTGTTGTAAGTTTGGCTtagggtgtttttcaaaaaaaaaaatatagaattttcctttttaaccctaaacttttaatctttgacaatttaagtataaagttttaatatttgtttcctttttaaccctaaagttttaatctttgacaatttaagtttaaagttttaatctttggtaatttaacccctttgattaatttgatttttcacttctaattcaaaagttttcatcttatacaatttaacccctttgattaatttgatttttcacttctaattcaaaagttttcatcttttgcgatttaaccactttgatttttttacttacgtgttgtaatcttggctttgggggtttttcaaagaaaaaatagtTATGCATATGATTGTTGTACCTTGGCTTTGGGGGGttttcacaatttttttttttacttttcacccaaaagtatttcatagattacttttaacccaaaactattttttttcttttaacacaaaactttttatcttttgcaatctatcctcacattttttttactttcaactttggtcctttatagttttcattttccgcaaatttttcgctttatgcttcgttctaaattttgtgacttaacacatcgcaacgtgcgtctttggtttaacgtttcgttctaaattttgcgagttaacacggcgcaacgcgcgtgtgtgggtgaacgttttacatcgtctattttttcccatttgacaggttcaacataacctgcgcgtcctaaatcgacttataactaaagaatccccgccgcattgcggcgggtcgtaattctagttatataaattatataaatatataaatataaatatataaatataaatataaatataaatatataatataggtAGAGAATCCTGTAAAAAAGACTAAAAGTGTGAGAAGGATAAGAAAGAATacacaccattagatctttgatttAATGGTTTAGATTAATAGGGACCAAAAtgtaaaatttattttattttttggactgaattgaaaattataggggtaataaaATCTTTTAAATCCATTCAAAAGAGGTAACTGTAATTAAAATCCctacaatctctctctctctctctctctccaatcgCACTACTACCAGagagctctctctctctccaatcgCAGAAATCGTTGGTAACATGAAACGAAAATTGGATTTCAGCAGTTGTTCTTGTGAATCGGCTTTACGTAGGTCATCGATTGGAGttttttttgtggtttttgatCCGATTGATGAAGATCGCATGTTTATTGTGGTGGTTCGAGCGGCGGCGTTGGTGGTGGTGTTGGAtcggcagtggtggtgccggaagtggcagtggtggtggtgccggaagtgaagaagatgatacagaggtgttatattttattttctgaatggtgtttttttttctgaatggtgtttttttattttcattaatggtgtttttttttgtattgaatggtgGTATTTTTGTACTGagtggtgttatttttgtactgaatggtgttatattctttgtactgaatggtg from Helianthus annuus cultivar XRQ/B chromosome 7, HanXRQr2.0-SUNRISE, whole genome shotgun sequence includes the following:
- the LOC110868714 gene encoding ARF guanine-nucleotide exchange factor GNOM, with the translated sequence MGCPSHESTIAQVAKDASCRPLRISSAFIVNSEIGAVLSVMRRNVRWGVQYMDDEDQLDHSLIKSFKEIRSKIFLWQNQWHVFDPVVYLQPFLDVIQSDEAGAPITGVALSSIYKFLTLEVLDLNIVNVADALRQIVDAVMSCRFEVTDPASEEVVLVKILQVLLACLKNKASVMLSNQHVCDVVNTCFQIVHQASSKSELLQRIARQTMHELVRCIFSHLHDVGHTEEHLTQVGSKQHGNGHTGSTTEVGQMGQTIGEVGQTGQNNDLLMTEAYGIPCMVEIFQFLCSLLNATNVGAGPRSSSLSYDEDVPLFSLGLINSAIELGGACFDQHPQLLSLVENDLFRNLMQYGLSANPLILSTVCGIILNLYHFLRVKLKLQLEAFFSSVLMRIAQNKHGAKYQQQEVAMETIVDLCRQPVFIYEMYANYDCDVSCSNMFEDLVNVLSKSAFPVNSPLSAIHVLALEGLVAMINGMSERIGGEVALDYAMSDCEDYEPFWKVKCENYENPDNWVPYIRKMKRLKKKLMIGADRFNTDRKKGLQTLQGMRILPDPLDPVSVACFLQYTIGLDKNLVGDYLGNHEPFCVDVLREFAKTFDFREMNLDTALRVFLETFRLPGEAQKIHRVVEAFSERYYQQSPDILANKDAALLLSYSLILLNTDQHNLQVKRKMTEDDFIRNNRRINGGDDLPREYLSELYHSICENEIRMTPVQGSDFPPVVHDNWAGLIHRSRQTIPYIVCNSYEQINNEMFAILSGPTVAALSVVLDHIEQEDVLQTCVNGFLNVAKIAACYRLEDVIDGLLVSLSKFTALLVPMSVDESILAFGNDTKARKSTIAVFTIANTYGDYIRSGWRNTVDCVLRLHKLGLLPTRLAIDAVDDVEQVSESDPEKSVLLTPPAPIVLTSSHSRKLSGLMGRFSEFLYYDTEKPAPQPSREQVEAHKRAAETVKSCRVNTIFTESTFLQSESLSNLARALILAAARSNEESAVFCLELLITVTLNNRDRIMLLWQGVYEYITNIVQSAVMPSTLVEKAVFGLIRICQRLLPYKENLTDELLKSLQLVLKLDARVADAYCEHITREIMRLVKANARQLKSHLGWRVITSLLSITARHPEASEPGFETLEFIMLDGAHLLPANFVLCVNAARQFAESRVGDVKRSIKALDLMAGSVTCLVRWSRETNEAVGEEAEAAVKLYQDISEMWLRLAQTIRKVCLDPREEIRNHAVLMMQSCLIGSHGVRLQDETWSQCFDLVIFTLVSDVLEIVQEKSLKEYRNMEGTLILSLKLLSNTFLYSLSSLSRLVSFGKVWVGVLSHMERYMMVKIRGKKSDKIHETVTELLKNSLLVMKSSGILVPSDAVGSDSFWQLTWLHVKNIAPNLRTEVFPDNETEHPVRDTSVSVSSGGS